Proteins encoded within one genomic window of Triticum aestivum cultivar Chinese Spring chromosome 2D, IWGSC CS RefSeq v2.1, whole genome shotgun sequence:
- the LOC123051041 gene encoding CDT1-like protein a, chloroplastic, with product MKRAVPAAAADLVTPEKTEPRPLLRRGRSGGAVALSVKEVRRAALELQRAGRGPAAGVDAGEEDALESVARELGVGAGAGRSPVKRRPEVKLPESYEILCEFFNCFESSTRLLRMKGSKATFPNICASIQNLAERRFTYGHLAQLKYIMPEAIVINKILLRDDKTCCMKPDLQVNLLVDSVGDSVMQKGETRYSALRRMFRQRLVDFFRKHPEGDDIPEHELPYPFTQTKSSVAQSTPRVVTEVVFAAPSPSLAEQPAVALSHMSQSFKRRFSQRSSTCPATASATGLPPKAESTAPSPLGRKVMLSSTSGGIDHESQVQEKSSKDVALRFGVTEGTPAKFASTPVRSMAATPNLETPQRPISATVCDTPPLKTVKRSARAKLFMTPTKDASRMEEENQSMSSTSPSDGDDELLGFLPKSLLQSVKEKEKRTLEEKETGYADQVQRQKLISCLPSTFDIIFLIYQSRQRTVLTKEELIHKIIESNPKIVDKGEVEEQVRLLLEFVPEWISEKTARNGDVLCCIDTALSQFEVRQRLSGVE from the exons ATGAAGAGGGCGGTGCCGGCCGCCGCGGCGGATCTGGTGACGCCGGAGAAGACGGAGCCGCGGCCGCTGCTGCGCAGGGGCCGCAGCGGCGGCGCCGTGGCGCTGTCCGTCAAGGAGGTCCGCCGGGCGGCGCTCGAGCTGCAGCGCGCCGGCAGGGGCCCCGCGGCGGGGGTTGATGCCGGGGAGGAGGACGCGCTCGAGTCCGTCGCGCGGGAGCtcggcgtcggcgccggcgccggccgcagCCCCGTCAAGCGCAGGCCCGAGGTCAAGCTGCCGGAGAG CTACGAGATTCTCTGTGAGTTCTTCAACTGCTTCGAGAGCTCCACCCGGCTCCTCCGCATGAAGGGATCCAAGGCAACATTCCCCAACATCTGTGCTAGCATTCAGAACTTGGCTGAGAG GAGGTTTACCTATGGCCATCTTGCACAGCTCAAGTACATTATGCCTGAGGCTATTGTCATCAACAAGATCCTTTTGCGCGATGACAAGACTTGCTGCATGAAGCCGGATCTTCAGGTGAACCTATTGGTTGATTCAGTTGGGGACAGTGTGATGCAGAAGGGGGAAACCCGCTACTCTGCTTTGAGAAGGATGTTCAGGCAGAGGCTTGTGGACTTCTTCAGGAAACATCCTGAG GGAGATGACATCCCGGAGCATGAGCTGCCGTATCCATTTACTCAAACAAAGTCAAGTGTGGCTCAGAGCACACCAAGAGTTGTTACTGAAGTTGTATTTGCCGCGCCATCACCAAGCCTGGCTGAGCAGCCGGCTGTTGCACTGTCGCACATGTCCCAGTCTTTCAAGAGAAGGTTCTCACAGAGATCTTCAACCTGCCCTGCAACTGCCAGCGCAACCGGTCTGCCGCCAAAGGCTGAGTCTACTGCTCCATCTCCACTGGGCAGGAAGGTGATGCTCAGTTCTACTTCTGGTGGCATAGATCACGAGTCCCAAGTGCAAGAGAAAAGTAGCAAGGATGTTGCACTCAGGTTTGGTGTTACAGAAGGGACTCCTGCCAAGTTCGCCTCTACACCAGTGAGATCAATGGCAGCCACACCGAATCTTGAGACCCCACAGAGGCCAATATCTGCTACTGTGTGTGACACGCCACCTCTAAAAACGGTCAAGCGATCAGCTAGAGCCAAGTTGTTCATGACACCTACAAAGGATGCAAGCAGAATGGAAGAAGAGAACCAAAGCATGAGCAGCACATCTCCAAGCGATGGCGATGATGAGTTGCTCGGTTTCCTTCCAAAGTCCCTCTTGCAGTCG gtaaaggagaaggagaagagaacTTTGGAGGAGAAGGAAACAGGCTATGCGGACCAGGTTCAGCGGCAGAAGCTCATATCATGCCTGCCAAGCACCTTTGACATCATCTTCCTTATCTATCAATCGAGGCAGCGAACTGTACTGACAAAGGAGGAGCTCATCCACAAGATAATCGAAAGTAACCCGAAGATTGTTGACAAGG gtgaagtcgaagagCAAGTGAGACTGCTTCTAGAGTTTGTCCCAGAGTGGATCTCTGAGAAGACTGCAAGAAATGGAGATGTTCTTTGCTG CATCGATACGGCACTGAGCCAGTTTGAGGTTCGACAAAGGTTGTCCGGCGTCGAGTAG